A single genomic interval of Polaribacter vadi harbors:
- a CDS encoding VOC family protein, whose protein sequence is MKLGAFSISLAVKDIQKSKVFYENLGFKVFAGEIEKNYLILKNGNALIGIFQGMFENNILTFNPGWDESCNNLKDFDDVRKIQQHLKSENIPLTSEVDETNSGPGSLMVLDPDGNMILIDQHV, encoded by the coding sequence ATGAAATTAGGAGCATTTTCTATTAGTTTAGCAGTAAAAGATATTCAAAAGTCAAAAGTATTTTATGAAAATTTGGGGTTCAAAGTTTTTGCAGGAGAAATAGAAAAAAATTATTTGATTCTTAAAAATGGAAATGCTTTAATTGGTATTTTTCAAGGAATGTTTGAAAATAATATTTTAACTTTTAATCCTGGTTGGGATGAAAGCTGCAATAATTTGAAGGATTTTGATGATGTTAGAAAAATTCAACAACACTTAAAAAGCGAAAATATACCCTTAACTTCAGAAGTTGATGAAACGAATTCTGGACCTGGAAGTCTAATGGTATTAGATCCAGATGGAAATATGATTTTGATTGATCAGCATGTGTAA
- a CDS encoding OsmC family protein, which yields MVKNIVTTKWMQKSQFETDNPSGSKLTMFDKSQDNGDVVGFAPKALMLSSLAGCSGLDVVSLLEKMRAEVADFHIEVTAELTDEHPKFYNKVKVDYHFSDAELQPEKIQKAVNLSVTKYCGVMEMFRQFAEVEIEIHLHDLEKE from the coding sequence ATGGTTAAAAATATAGTTACCACAAAATGGATGCAAAAATCGCAATTTGAAACTGACAATCCAAGTGGATCCAAATTAACAATGTTTGATAAATCTCAAGATAATGGAGATGTTGTTGGTTTTGCGCCAAAAGCTTTAATGCTATCGTCTTTAGCTGGTTGTTCTGGATTAGATGTAGTTTCTTTATTAGAAAAAATGCGTGCAGAAGTTGCCGATTTTCATATTGAAGTTACTGCAGAGCTAACAGATGAACATCCAAAATTTTATAATAAAGTTAAAGTTGATTATCATTTTTCGGACGCTGAATTACAGCCAGAAAAAATTCAAAAAGCAGTAAACTTATCTGTAACCAAATATTGTGGAGTTATGGAAATGTTTCGTCAGTTTGCAGAAGTGGAAATTGAAATTCACTTGCATGATTTAGAAAAAGAATAG
- the recJ gene encoding single-stranded-DNA-specific exonuclease RecJ — protein MRWTLKPEPSKEKIAKLAFDLQVDATIAKILLQRNIESFEEAKKYFRPSLADIHDPFLMKDMDLAVARIETAILNNENILVFGDYDVDGTTAVSLVSSYLKTIHPNIATYIPDRYAEGYGVSYMGIDFAHDNDFSLIIALDCGIKAIDKVTYAKEKNIDFIICDHHKPGKEIPKAVAVLNAKRDDCNYPFDELCGCGVGFKLIQALGVSRKQTIKDFVPYLDLVATAIAADIVPMNGENRVLAYFGLQVINQKPRNGIQAIIHQIKKKELTITDVVFIIAPRINAAGRMKHGNYAVELLTEMDLDAAIEFAAAIEIFNADRKDLDKKITEEALIQIIDNEEENRFSSVVFQEDWHKGVIGIVASRLIEKYYRPTLVFTKSGDKLAASARSVKGFDVYNALLECEEFIEQFGGHKYAAGLTLAPENYENFKNKFEEVVERTIDKKLLTPEIAIDAEIELSEITPKFFRIIQQMAPFGPMNMKPTFTSTCVRDNGYGKKVGKEQTHLKLNVFQGDNKKTYNAIGFNLGDKMEFVQDDFDIAYSLDENEWNGFKSIQLLLKDLK, from the coding sequence ATGAGATGGACTTTAAAACCAGAACCCAGTAAAGAAAAAATAGCAAAATTAGCATTCGATTTACAAGTTGATGCCACTATTGCTAAAATTCTCCTACAAAGAAATATTGAATCTTTTGAGGAAGCAAAAAAGTATTTTAGACCTAGTTTAGCCGATATTCACGATCCTTTTTTAATGAAAGATATGGATCTTGCAGTTGCAAGAATTGAAACTGCCATTTTAAACAACGAAAATATTTTAGTTTTTGGTGATTATGATGTGGATGGAACTACTGCTGTTTCTTTGGTTTCTTCTTATTTAAAAACCATTCACCCAAATATTGCAACCTATATTCCTGATAGATATGCAGAAGGTTATGGCGTTTCTTATATGGGAATCGATTTTGCACACGATAATGATTTCTCTTTAATTATTGCATTAGATTGTGGTATAAAAGCAATCGATAAAGTAACGTATGCCAAAGAAAAAAATATCGATTTTATTATTTGCGATCATCATAAACCTGGCAAAGAAATTCCAAAAGCAGTTGCTGTTTTAAATGCCAAAAGAGACGATTGTAATTATCCTTTTGATGAACTTTGTGGTTGTGGGGTTGGTTTTAAATTGATTCAGGCTTTAGGAGTTTCTAGAAAACAAACCATCAAAGATTTTGTGCCTTATTTAGATTTGGTAGCTACTGCAATTGCTGCAGATATTGTACCTATGAATGGCGAAAATAGAGTTTTAGCGTATTTTGGTTTGCAAGTTATCAACCAAAAACCTAGAAACGGAATTCAAGCAATTATTCATCAAATTAAAAAGAAAGAACTCACCATTACTGATGTCGTTTTTATAATTGCACCAAGAATTAATGCTGCTGGAAGAATGAAACATGGTAATTATGCTGTGGAATTGCTAACAGAAATGGATTTAGATGCTGCCATAGAATTTGCTGCAGCTATCGAAATTTTTAATGCTGACAGGAAAGATTTAGATAAAAAAATTACAGAGGAAGCTTTAATTCAAATTATTGATAATGAAGAGGAAAATCGATTTTCATCCGTAGTTTTTCAAGAAGATTGGCATAAAGGAGTTATTGGAATTGTAGCTTCTAGATTGATAGAAAAATATTACAGACCAACCTTAGTCTTCACAAAAAGTGGCGATAAATTAGCAGCTTCTGCACGTTCCGTAAAAGGTTTTGATGTGTATAATGCACTTTTAGAATGTGAGGAATTTATAGAACAATTTGGTGGCCACAAATATGCAGCTGGTTTAACTTTAGCTCCAGAAAATTACGAGAATTTTAAAAATAAGTTCGAAGAAGTTGTAGAAAGAACCATTGACAAAAAATTGTTAACTCCAGAAATTGCCATTGATGCAGAAATTGAATTGTCGGAAATTACACCTAAATTTTTTAGAATTATTCAACAAATGGCACCTTTTGGTCCCATGAATATGAAACCAACTTTTACATCTACTTGTGTTAGAGATAATGGTTATGGAAAAAAAGTTGGTAAGGAACAAACGCATTTAAAACTAAATGTTTTTCAAGGTGATAATAAAAAAACCTACAATGCTATTGGTTTTAATTTGGGTGATAAAATGGAATTTGTGCAAGATGATTTTGATATTGCCTATTCTTTGGACGAAAATGAATGGAATGGTTTTAAATCGATACAATTGTTATTAAAAGATTTGAAATAA
- a CDS encoding YeeE/YedE thiosulfate transporter family protein: MKNIKFLILGIFFAIVLSKVQAISWYRFYEMFKFKSFHMFGIIGGAVVISAIFMQLFKYGKIKDINGNKIVPKPKKKGFINTIFGGTLFGLGWGISGACAAPVFVILGFELIPALILLVGALLGAFFYGLISKKLPN, from the coding sequence ATGAAAAACATCAAATTTTTAATTCTCGGAATTTTCTTCGCAATTGTTTTGAGTAAAGTTCAAGCAATTTCTTGGTATCGTTTTTACGAAATGTTCAAATTTAAATCTTTCCACATGTTTGGTATTATTGGAGGCGCAGTTGTAATTTCTGCTATATTTATGCAGTTGTTTAAGTATGGCAAAATAAAAGATATTAATGGAAATAAAATTGTTCCAAAACCAAAGAAGAAAGGTTTTATTAATACTATTTTTGGAGGAACACTTTTTGGTTTAGGTTGGGGGATTTCTGGAGCATGTGCAGCACCTGTTTTTGTAATTCTTGGCTTTGAATTAATTCCTGCTTTAATTTTATTAGTTGGGGCACTTTTAGGAGCTTTCTTTTATGGATTGATTAGTAAAAAGTTGCCTAATTAA
- a CDS encoding alpha/beta hydrolase produces MKIYGISGLGADKRVFQFLNLEHEFIPIDWIDPLKKESISEYAKRFSSIIDTSEKFCVLGVSFGGLIAVEISKFLKPELTILISSAETRKEIPLIYRFLGKTKIVKIIPAKLLNPPRWIAKILFGTKKVTLLNEILNDTDLKFTKWAVQELFAWKNDQRVENVLKITGTKDKLIPQKPNENIAFIKGGGHLMIIDNAKEVSKIINKEINLLN; encoded by the coding sequence TTGAAAATATACGGAATTAGCGGACTTGGTGCAGATAAAAGGGTATTTCAATTTTTAAATTTGGAGCATGAATTTATTCCAATTGATTGGATTGATCCTTTAAAAAAAGAATCTATATCTGAGTATGCTAAACGATTTTCATCGATAATTGATACTTCAGAAAAGTTTTGTGTTTTAGGAGTTAGTTTTGGTGGTTTAATAGCTGTCGAAATTAGCAAATTTCTAAAACCCGAATTAACAATATTAATTTCATCAGCAGAAACAAGAAAAGAAATTCCTTTAATTTATAGATTTTTAGGAAAAACTAAGATTGTAAAAATAATCCCAGCAAAACTATTAAATCCTCCAAGATGGATTGCCAAAATTTTATTTGGCACAAAAAAAGTAACGTTATTAAACGAAATTTTAAATGATACTGATTTAAAATTTACAAAATGGGCTGTTCAAGAATTATTCGCTTGGAAAAACGACCAAAGAGTTGAAAACGTATTAAAAATAACAGGAACAAAAGACAAATTAATTCCACAAAAACCTAACGAAAACATAGCTTTTATAAAAGGTGGTGGTCATTTAATGATTATTGATAATGCAAAAGAAGTAAGTAAAATTATCAATAAAGAAATTAACTTATTAAACTAA
- a CDS encoding 3-deoxy-D-manno-octulosonic acid transferase: MNFLYTIFVFVATFFLKIATIFSKKIKLFVDGRKKTFHKISSLKNAKTIWFHAASLGEFEQAIPIIEEIKKNYKSYKILVTFFSPSGYEIRKNYELADVVCYLPLDSKANAQKFIEIVDPKMAIFIKYEFWPNFLNELKKKEIPTILISGILREKQLFFKWYGGFMRKSLGAFHHFFVQNTISKELLKSVNFTNTTVAGDTRFDRVSKILNQDNSLGFISEFKNNQYTIVAGSTWQEDEELLVNYINNNASENEKFIIAPHNIKSDAILELQKSIHKKTVLFSGKIDENLKEYQVFIIDTIGILTKIYAAADVAYVGGGLKTGLHNILEPATFGIPVIIGHKFSKFQEAVDLVKIGGCISIKNQAELNENFITLKNDANYRSLTGNINKKYIEDNLGATKLIMNYLKDKI; encoded by the coding sequence ATGAATTTTTTGTATACTATATTCGTTTTTGTAGCAACATTTTTTTTAAAAATTGCAACAATCTTCAGTAAAAAAATAAAACTTTTTGTTGATGGTAGAAAAAAAACTTTTCATAAAATATCTTCATTAAAGAATGCTAAAACAATTTGGTTTCACGCAGCTTCTTTAGGTGAATTTGAGCAAGCAATTCCTATAATAGAAGAAATAAAAAAAAACTATAAAAGTTACAAAATCTTAGTTACTTTTTTTTCACCTTCAGGATATGAAATCAGAAAAAACTATGAACTAGCAGACGTTGTTTGTTATTTACCTTTAGATTCAAAAGCCAATGCTCAAAAATTTATAGAAATTGTAGATCCAAAAATGGCCATTTTTATTAAGTATGAATTTTGGCCAAATTTTTTAAACGAATTAAAAAAGAAGGAAATTCCAACAATTTTAATATCAGGAATTCTAAGAGAAAAACAGCTTTTCTTTAAATGGTATGGAGGTTTTATGAGAAAGTCTTTAGGAGCTTTTCATCACTTTTTTGTTCAGAATACTATTTCTAAAGAGTTGCTAAAATCAGTTAACTTTACAAATACAACAGTAGCAGGAGACACACGTTTTGACCGAGTTTCTAAAATATTAAATCAAGATAATTCTCTTGGATTTATTAGTGAATTTAAAAACAATCAATACACAATTGTTGCAGGCAGTACTTGGCAAGAAGATGAAGAGCTGTTGGTAAATTACATCAATAATAATGCTTCAGAAAATGAAAAATTTATAATTGCACCTCATAATATTAAAAGTGATGCTATCTTAGAATTGCAAAAATCAATTCATAAAAAAACAGTATTGTTTTCTGGTAAAATTGATGAAAATTTAAAAGAATATCAAGTTTTTATAATTGATACCATTGGTATTTTAACCAAAATTTACGCTGCTGCAGATGTTGCTTATGTTGGTGGAGGTTTAAAAACAGGTTTGCATAATATTTTAGAACCAGCAACATTTGGAATTCCTGTAATTATTGGTCATAAATTTAGTAAGTTTCAAGAAGCTGTAGATTTAGTTAAAATTGGGGGTTGTATTTCTATCAAAAATCAAGCAGAATTAAATGAAAATTTTATCACTTTAAAAAATGATGCAAATTATAGAAGTTTAACAGGAAACATCAACAAAAAATATATTGAAGACAATCTTGGAGCAACAAAATTAATTATGAACTATTTAAAAGATAAAATTTAA
- the moaA gene encoding GTP 3',8-cyclase MoaA, with the protein MSKLTDSFGRQIEYVRLAVTDRCNLRCQYCMPAHGIDIVPRQELLTFKEMYRLIRVLTELGVNKVRLTGGEPFVRKDFVGFLEMLSYNDLLDAINITTNGALISHHIAKIEQLKKVKNINLSIDSLNREKFAKITRRDVYPEVYKTFELLEKSSLNLKLNVVVQSGFNTDEIVDFVRLTKDKNVAVRFIEEMPFNGKGQREMKENWTFRKILNEIKTEFDVKEVQSEKSSTSRNYAIDNHLGTVGIIPAFTRTICNDCNRIRITSTGTFKNCLFDDGVFNLRDFIRKGASNDDLKELFLSLIKEKPENGFIAEANRKSGSASESMSTIGG; encoded by the coding sequence ATGAGCAAACTAACAGACAGTTTTGGTAGACAAATAGAATATGTACGCTTGGCAGTTACAGATCGTTGTAATTTGCGCTGCCAATATTGTATGCCTGCTCATGGAATTGATATTGTTCCCAGACAAGAATTATTGACCTTTAAAGAAATGTATCGTTTAATTCGTGTACTTACAGAATTGGGCGTAAACAAAGTACGTTTAACAGGAGGAGAACCTTTTGTTCGTAAAGATTTTGTTGGTTTTTTAGAAATGTTGTCTTATAACGATTTGTTAGATGCTATTAATATTACCACAAATGGTGCCTTAATTTCGCATCATATTGCTAAAATTGAGCAACTCAAAAAAGTGAAAAATATCAATTTGAGTATTGATAGTTTAAACAGAGAAAAGTTTGCAAAAATTACAAGAAGAGATGTATACCCAGAAGTTTATAAAACTTTTGAATTACTAGAAAAAAGTAGTTTAAATTTAAAACTAAATGTAGTTGTGCAATCTGGTTTTAATACAGATGAAATCGTCGATTTTGTAAGATTAACGAAAGATAAAAATGTTGCTGTACGTTTTATAGAAGAAATGCCTTTTAATGGAAAAGGACAACGTGAAATGAAAGAAAATTGGACGTTTAGAAAAATTTTAAACGAAATTAAAACAGAATTTGATGTTAAGGAAGTCCAATCAGAAAAATCATCAACATCAAGAAATTATGCAATTGATAATCATTTAGGAACTGTTGGTATTATTCCTGCATTTACAAGAACTATTTGTAATGATTGCAACAGAATTAGAATTACAAGTACAGGAACTTTTAAAAATTGTTTGTTTGATGATGGTGTTTTTAATCTTCGCGATTTTATAAGAAAAGGAGCTTCTAATGACGATTTAAAAGAACTCTTTTTAAGTTTGATAAAAGAAAAACCAGAAAACGGATTTATTGCAGAAGCAAATAGGAAAAGTGGAAGTGCATCTGAAAGTATGAGTACAATTGGTGGATAA
- a CDS encoding YeeE/YedE family protein produces MDFILQPWPWFVGGPLIAISLLLYFYFGQNFGASTNFETMCTILGADKFSDYFNKDWKDQAYALMFVVGLIIGGFIAAYYLIPNQSIDLNPTTVEELKNLGFSNVGNQYFPDEIFGESAYSSLKGFLILIVSGILIGFGTRYAGGCTSGHAITGLSSLQLPSLLAVIGFFIGGIIATWVIIPVLF; encoded by the coding sequence ATGGATTTTATATTACAACCTTGGCCTTGGTTTGTTGGAGGCCCTCTAATAGCAATATCACTCTTATTATATTTTTATTTTGGACAAAATTTTGGAGCATCTACAAATTTTGAAACCATGTGTACCATTTTAGGTGCAGATAAATTTTCCGATTATTTTAACAAAGATTGGAAAGATCAAGCATATGCACTAATGTTTGTAGTAGGTTTAATTATTGGTGGTTTTATTGCAGCTTACTATTTAATTCCAAATCAATCTATAGACTTAAACCCAACAACAGTAGAGGAACTGAAAAATTTGGGGTTTAGCAATGTTGGCAATCAATATTTTCCTGATGAAATTTTTGGAGAAAGTGCATATTCATCACTTAAAGGATTTTTAATTTTAATCGTTTCTGGAATCTTAATTGGTTTTGGAACACGTTATGCAGGAGGTTGTACTTCTGGACATGCAATTACAGGTTTAAGTAGCTTACAATTACCATCTTTACTAGCGGTTATTGGCTTTTTTATTGGCGGAATTATTGCAACTTGGGTTATAATTCCTGTTTTATTTTAA